TATCGTATTTAATACCATGAGTGGAAGTACCACGACTGCTAAAATAACGATGCCACTGGCCAGTGAAATTCCCCACTTTAAAGCATGTACAAAAATGATTAAACCGCATAAGCCAAATACGATCGGTGGAATACCTTGAAGGGTATTGAGTAGGGAATTTAACCACTGTTGCTGCCAGGGTGAAGCGAATAACTTGTGATAGAGAGCCGTACCGAGCGCAAAAGGGGCTGCGAGTAAACATGCGCCCAAGGCTAAAATCAGTGAGCCTGTGAGTTGTGGCAAAATACCGCCGGACACGCCAAACTCAACCCCATCCTCTGCTGTACTGATAAACTCTAAATTCAGCACGGGCAGGGCTTGCCAGAAAATATAGATCAAACAGAGCGCAGGAAGTAGCAGCGCAGGCAGTGCCAGTAAAATAATCACAGACTTTGTAAATACATCACGCTGTATCATGGTTTTTTTAGGGCTTCTGTTGGTGTGGTTGGGCGTAGGGAAATCACAGCCACGGCCATAGCAAATAAAGCCAATAGAAGGCCGCAAGCCATCAAAGCAGACCAATGAATGGAGTCCACTCCGGCTTCGGCCATTTCACGGCCGAGCCTGGATGTCAGTGTTTGGGCGGGTTCGAGCAAGTTGTACCAAGGTTCAGGAATGCGATCAATTGAACCCACAACCAGCATAACGGCAATGGTCTCACCCATAGCTCGGCCCATGGCGAGCAGTGTAGCAGTGCGAACGTAAGGCCATGATTCAGGAATCATAATTCTAAGCAAACGCTCACTCCAGTCCAGCCCCAGATTAGTTGCGGCTTCTTTCTGGGCTTTGGAAACACTGTATATGGCATCTTCTGATAACAGCATGATCGTGGGTAAAATCATAAGAGCGAGAAGCAAACCTGCGGCAAGCAGGCTCCGGCCTGAGAGTAAATCGAATTGCACTTCAATAATGGGGAGAAGTACCCATAGCCCGATCAAACCGTAAACCACCGAGGGAATACCTG
The genomic region above belongs to Gammaproteobacteria bacterium and contains:
- the pstC gene encoding phosphate ABC transporter permease subunit PstC; its protein translation is MLKLYCTLSAALATATIFLVIGFLVQASWPLVQSQGFTFLFETEWYPYEALYGMLPAVIGTLWSVSLALLIAVPLGFSAALFSAELLSEPARQFVRFGMELLAGIPSVVYGLIGLWVLLPIIEVQFDLLSGRSLLAAGLLLALMILPTIMLLSEDAIYSVSKAQKEAATNLGLDWSERLLRIMIPESWPYVRTATLLAMGRAMGETIAVMLVVGSIDRIPEPWYNLLEPAQTLTSRLGREMAEAGVDSIHWSALMACGLLLALFAMAVAVISLRPTTPTEALKKP
- a CDS encoding ABC transporter permease subunit, coding for MIQRDVFTKSVIILLALPALLLPALCLIYIFWQALPVLNLEFISTAEDGVEFGVSGGILPQLTGSLILALGACLLAAPFALGTALYHKLFASPWQQQWLNSLLNTLQGIPPIVFGLCGLIIFVHALKWGISLASGIVILAVVVLPLMVLNTISAIQRIPANNTNAARSLGLSDSEVVWRVWFPEAWPNILTGLLLGVARALSETAPILFTATIFSGVQWPDSIFSPVPTLQTHIFYLAQEGSNPLAVSTAWGSAAVLITLIAFFGIAARVLKKAGAS